Proteins encoded by one window of Nicotiana tabacum cultivar K326 chromosome 10, ASM71507v2, whole genome shotgun sequence:
- the LOC107787141 gene encoding telomere repeat-binding factor 4: protein MGNPKQKWTSEEEEALRAGVAKHGAGKWKNIQRDPEFNHLLYSRSNIDLKDKWRNLNVSANGQGPRDKSRTQKVKADAPAAPLLITQAPVSSTPVLQDAAADTVMEDSSKCALDGKTASKYNQMIYDALSSLKEPNGSDTSTIVNFIEQRHEVPQNFRRLLSSRLRRLVQQDKLEKIENCYRIKKEVLERTKTATPKQKHVGPRQFPSSTYLGDTVEEAAKTAVYKVAEADNKSFVAAEAAKEEARVSKMAEDQDSLLLLAKDIFDRCSQGEIVLMA, encoded by the exons ATGGGAAATCCAAAGCAGAAATGGacatctgaagaagaagaagcacttcgTGCCGGCGTCGCAAAGCACGGAGCTGGCAAATGGAAGAACATTCAAAGGGACCCTGAATTCAATCACCTCCTTTACTCTCGCTCCAACATCGATCTTAag GATAAATGGAGAAATTTGAATGTTAGTGCCAATGGACAAGGGCCAAGGGATAAATCTAGGACACAAAAAGTGAAGGCTGATGCTCCTGCAGCTCCATTGCTCATCACACAGGCCCCTGTTTCCTCCACTCCAGTTCTACAAGATGCAGCAGCAGACACTGTCATGGAAGATTCTTCAAAATGCGCATTAGACggaaaaactgcttctaa GTACAACCAAATGATATATGATGCACTTTCAAGTTTAAAAGAGCCAAATGGATCAGACACAAGCACAATTGTCAACTTCATTGAG CAAAGGCATGAGGTGCCCCAAAACTTCAGAAGGCTGCTCAGTTCTAGGCTGAGGAGGCTTGTTCAACAAGACAAACTTGAAAAG ATTGAGAATTGCTACAGGATTAAGAAAGAGGTGTTAGAAAGAACAAAGACAGCTACCCCAAAACAAAAACATGTTGGGCCAAGACAGTTTCCAAGTAGTACCTATCTTGGTGATACTGTTGAAGAAGCAGCAAAGACTGCTGTTTATAAGGTTGCAGAAGCTGACAATAAATCATTTGTAGCAGCTGAAGCAGCTAAGGAAGAAGCGAGAGTTTCAAAGATGGCTGAAGACCAAGATAGTTTACTGCTATTGGCCAAGGATATTTTCGACAGAT GCTCACAAGGCGAAATTGTGCTAATGGCATAA